A genome region from Verrucomicrobiota bacterium includes the following:
- a CDS encoding DUF362 domain-containing protein, which yields MKPKRCDRRTFLRWSTTLAVGVPMAFKLGDRIFATERPVTGLLSPLTPTRANAKVAIVNCRSYGAEVGRALQQSFDLLGGIGSLVKNKTVTVKLNLTGTDFTPYLNRPVGETYMTHYSTAAALASLLFAAGAKRVRFVESTQSRSELEGTLSLADWDVNALRALGKVEFENTRNLGSAKRYSHVKVPTGGYLFSSFEFNHAYEETDVMVSLAKLKNHITAGVTLSMKNLFGVTPNSLYGDQAGNEEATAGRGPLHNPKGFEKIKLPGLKDGISETDPTYRVPHIVADICAARPIHLSIIDGITSMSGGEGPWCRDAAELKLTTPGVLIVGLNPVSTDAVGTAVMGYANPRAARGTKPFHFCDNHLLLAEQAGVGTADLAQIDVRGIPIDKARYPYS from the coding sequence TTCAAGCTCGGCGACCGGATTTTCGCGACTGAACGGCCCGTCACCGGCCTTCTCTCGCCGCTCACTCCAACGAGGGCCAACGCCAAAGTCGCCATCGTGAACTGCCGATCGTACGGAGCGGAGGTTGGACGCGCTTTGCAGCAGAGTTTTGACCTGCTTGGTGGCATCGGTTCGCTCGTCAAAAACAAAACGGTCACGGTGAAGCTCAATCTCACCGGCACGGATTTCACGCCCTACCTCAACCGTCCCGTCGGCGAAACCTACATGACGCATTACTCGACAGCGGCGGCGCTCGCTTCATTGCTCTTCGCCGCGGGCGCCAAGCGCGTGAGGTTTGTGGAATCCACCCAGAGCCGTTCGGAGTTGGAAGGCACATTGTCGTTGGCGGATTGGGACGTGAATGCGTTGCGGGCGCTGGGGAAGGTTGAATTTGAGAACACCCGGAACCTCGGCAGCGCCAAGCGCTATTCTCATGTTAAGGTTCCCACTGGCGGTTACCTGTTCTCTTCTTTCGAATTCAACCATGCCTACGAGGAAACTGACGTGATGGTTTCGCTGGCCAAACTCAAGAACCACATCACGGCCGGTGTGACGCTTTCGATGAAAAACCTCTTCGGCGTCACGCCAAACTCGTTGTACGGCGACCAGGCCGGCAACGAAGAAGCCACTGCTGGTCGCGGGCCACTCCACAACCCCAAAGGTTTTGAGAAAATCAAACTACCCGGATTGAAGGACGGGATTTCTGAGACTGACCCGACCTACCGCGTTCCGCATATCGTGGCGGACATTTGCGCAGCTCGGCCCATTCATCTCTCGATCATTGACGGCATCACCTCGATGAGCGGCGGCGAAGGGCCGTGGTGCCGGGATGCGGCGGAATTGAAGTTGACGACACCCGGCGTGCTCATCGTTGGGTTGAATCCCGTTTCGACGGACGCGGTTGGCACGGCAGTGATGGGTTATGCGAATCCGCGCGCGGCGCGCGGCACCAAACCGTTCCACTTTTGCGACAATCATCTCTTGCTCGCGGAGCAAGCCGGAGTGGGCACCGCCGACCTCGCGCAAATCGACGTGCGCGGGATTCCGATCGACAAGGCACGGTATCCTTACAGTTGA